One part of the Bacteroidia bacterium genome encodes these proteins:
- a CDS encoding phosphonatase-like hydrolase, producing MIKLFVFDMAGTSVDEDNLVYKTIRKAIAEAGHEVSLETVLEFAAGKEKLQAITDVLTHLHGEADGAHAYQIFQDFRAKLKVAYDEEPVKPIKDVEEVFEGLRAKGIKVALNTGYDRATAEKLMGKLGWTLPETVDYLVTASDVEAGRPMPDMIWKAMYQAGINEPEEVAKIGDSAIDIEEGHNAGCGLVLGITTGAQTTQQLAKAKPHQILDAAIEILTLV from the coding sequence ATGATTAAACTTTTCGTATTTGATATGGCCGGAACCAGCGTTGATGAAGATAACCTGGTTTACAAAACCATCCGCAAAGCAATAGCAGAAGCAGGACATGAGGTTTCTTTGGAAACTGTGCTTGAATTTGCAGCGGGCAAAGAAAAACTTCAGGCTATAACAGATGTGCTGACTCATCTTCATGGCGAAGCAGATGGAGCTCATGCCTATCAAATCTTCCAGGATTTTCGGGCGAAATTAAAGGTGGCCTATGATGAAGAACCCGTGAAACCTATCAAAGATGTGGAGGAAGTATTTGAAGGATTACGGGCGAAAGGAATAAAGGTAGCCTTGAATACAGGATATGACCGAGCCACTGCGGAGAAGCTCATGGGAAAACTGGGCTGGACCCTGCCCGAAACGGTAGATTATTTGGTAACTGCCAGTGATGTGGAAGCTGGAAGGCCGATGCCGGATATGATCTGGAAAGCTATGTATCAAGCAGGTATCAACGAACCTGAAGAAGTAGCCAAGATTGGAGACTCTGCCATAGATATAGAAGAAGGCCACAATGCTGGCTGTGGACTGGTATTAGGTATTACTACCGGAGCCCAGACCACTCAACAACTGGCAAAAGCAAAGCCGCATCAAATCCTTGATGCGGCAATAGAAATTTTAACTCTTGTATGA
- a CDS encoding AMP-binding protein, translating to MSSESISHLRTPLQRLYHWEAQQANKNFLHQPVAGQWHTWTWGEAATAVRKMAAAIEAQGFEPGSRIAILSRNCAQWIMSDLAIMMSGHISVPIYPNVKQDTVSYILDHSDVKMMFVGKLETHDWTEMRQGVSADLPCVKYGMYGLDADYPTWDEFCGEHEPKADSPSRDLDEVMTIIYTSGTTGTPKGVVQKFVAPVYAFETFHKIFSLSSEDRFFSYLPLSHIAERMLITMGSLRSGGSIHFAQSLDTFADNLKTCSPTVFLGVPRIWTKFQMGVLAKFPPSRLNLLLSIPLINNIIKKKIKEALGLSEARICLTGAAPIPVSTLEWYDKLGVNILEVYGMTENAAYSHSNLPGKQKYGTVGQTMPGVEMKITDEGEICVKSLANMVEYYREPEKTAATIRDGFLHTGDKGEMDAEGFVRITGRVKDIFKTSKAKYVAPSPIEMKFSKNELVEQICVVGTGIPQPIALIVLSEDAKSKPKDEVGESIEATLKALNPNLDHHERLQKAVIVSEEWTPENSILTPTLKIKRGAIDDKYQIHYEKWYDGGVGVVWEN from the coding sequence ATGTCTTCGGAATCAATCTCTCACCTAAGAACTCCTCTTCAGCGCCTGTATCACTGGGAAGCTCAACAAGCCAATAAAAATTTTCTCCATCAACCGGTAGCCGGACAATGGCATACCTGGACATGGGGAGAAGCGGCAACAGCCGTTCGAAAGATGGCGGCAGCTATAGAAGCTCAGGGATTTGAGCCGGGTAGCAGGATCGCAATTTTGTCCAGAAACTGTGCACAATGGATCATGTCGGATTTAGCGATCATGATGTCCGGGCATATTTCTGTGCCTATATATCCCAATGTAAAACAAGACACCGTTTCTTATATCCTTGATCATAGTGATGTAAAGATGATGTTTGTCGGGAAGCTCGAAACCCATGACTGGACAGAGATGCGCCAGGGAGTATCTGCAGATCTTCCTTGTGTAAAATATGGGATGTATGGACTTGACGCAGATTATCCCACTTGGGATGAGTTCTGTGGAGAACATGAACCTAAAGCTGACAGCCCATCCAGAGATCTGGATGAAGTAATGACCATTATCTATACTTCGGGGACAACAGGAACTCCCAAAGGTGTGGTTCAAAAGTTCGTAGCGCCTGTTTATGCTTTCGAGACTTTCCATAAAATCTTTAGCCTCTCCTCGGAGGACAGATTCTTCTCTTATCTGCCTCTTTCGCATATAGCAGAACGGATGCTGATCACCATGGGCTCGCTGCGATCTGGAGGTTCCATTCATTTCGCCCAGTCCCTGGATACTTTTGCGGATAACTTAAAAACCTGTAGTCCTACAGTCTTTTTGGGAGTCCCTCGGATATGGACCAAATTTCAAATGGGAGTATTGGCTAAATTTCCACCAAGTCGCCTGAATCTCCTATTGAGCATTCCTTTGATCAACAATATTATCAAAAAGAAAATCAAGGAAGCTTTGGGACTTAGTGAGGCCAGAATTTGCCTTACGGGTGCTGCACCCATTCCGGTTTCTACCCTTGAATGGTACGACAAACTGGGAGTTAACATCCTGGAAGTTTATGGAATGACCGAGAATGCTGCTTATTCTCATTCCAACCTGCCCGGAAAACAAAAATACGGAACGGTAGGTCAGACGATGCCTGGGGTTGAAATGAAGATCACAGATGAAGGAGAAATTTGCGTTAAAAGTTTGGCCAATATGGTTGAATACTACCGCGAACCAGAAAAAACAGCTGCTACGATTCGTGATGGCTTCCTTCACACTGGAGATAAAGGTGAAATGGATGCGGAAGGTTTTGTCAGGATTACCGGACGTGTAAAAGATATTTTCAAAACGTCTAAAGCAAAATACGTTGCACCAAGTCCCATAGAAATGAAGTTCTCCAAGAATGAGTTGGTAGAGCAGATCTGTGTAGTGGGGACAGGAATTCCTCAGCCCATTGCTTTGATTGTATTGTCCGAAGATGCCAAATCCAAACCCAAAGATGAGGTAGGAGAAAGCATAGAAGCGACTCTCAAGGCCCTCAATCCGAATTTGGATCATCATGAACGCCTGCAGAAAGCAGTAATCGTTTCAGAAGAATGGACGCCAGAAAATAGTATCCTCACCCCTACTCTCAAGATCAAAAGAGGAGCCATCGACGATAAGTATCAGATCCATTATGAGAAATGGTATGATGGTGGAGTGGGAGTTGTTTGGGAAAATTGA
- a CDS encoding BlaI/MecI/CopY family transcriptional regulator gives MIPQPTNGELKILRILWKQGPSTVREINEVLNLEREVGYTTTLKLMQIMHDKGQLSRTKSGKTHIYTALLTEQDTQKQLVDKLKDSLFQGSALKLVMQALGDKSTSADELKQIRDYLDELSDESKND, from the coding sequence ATGATACCTCAACCAACCAATGGCGAACTGAAAATCCTCCGCATCCTTTGGAAGCAGGGGCCAAGTACAGTTCGTGAAATCAATGAGGTCCTTAATCTGGAACGTGAAGTAGGTTATACAACCACACTTAAACTCATGCAGATCATGCATGACAAAGGTCAGCTCTCGCGAACCAAATCCGGTAAGACTCATATTTATACAGCTCTCCTGACCGAGCAAGACACCCAAAAACAGCTCGTAGACAAGCTTAAGGACAGCCTATTCCAGGGATCTGCCCTTAAGCTTGTAATGCAAGCTCTTGGCGATAAAAGCACTTCAGCGGATGAGCTTAAGCAAATACGCGACTACCTGGACGAACTATCCGACGAAAGCAAGAACGATTAA
- a CDS encoding M56 family metallopeptidase translates to MHLFEIITSSALAQAFGWTLFHSLWQGFIWVLALSLILRYVSRQKAQLRYFASLLCLFGLFAGSFGTFLYEYRLISTSTFSLSLGADAHIIVNQPGQFTAAENSGFLQQISINVESWGRYLPYVSMIWMLGVLFFSVRWIGSWVYLQDIRRNSHEAKYKWQSWVDEIAHEMGIRKYVTLKESSQIQSPMVIGHLKPIILLPLGMLTNLSTTQLEAIFAHELAHIRRYDFLINMIQSFMEIIFFYHPAQWWISNQIRDEREHCCDDAAVEICGDPLAYAKALADLEEIRMVQLQLAPALSGRKPHLLNRIKRLMAPDMYESPKETRVYLMSLLILGLGFSFIINPGYAKNKVEKLMDGLVMELAEEPENEIPVLAPLALKTEKLEGQLARLETRMRIAPEPPMVAQIPRIQPLQANFELALATVNDTPPPPPPPMPPVPPSPVVPSMKGMPTPPSPPTPPVPMIGSFDMEDSVAMREFELQMEKFSKEMEVWGEKYGKLMEDYGQKMEVWSKSMEADWGKWEKEFEVEFKEWEKKYGKQWQKWGEDYGKEMEKWIKENEHKWEDLDREERSELREEMQRLHEEARRLHSEERREAHQEQREVMEEARVQLRELRQLAREKKVGEKAEIQREMEQLQRHLQEVQREQATQLREVEREARRAQREARVQIERAERDRERAHRTSKTLTEELVKDGIIEEGAKKLKVRITAKEMRVNGKKLSDAQFKKYVELLEGTGARMPKGNSTNSYILEKN, encoded by the coding sequence ATGCACCTATTTGAAATCATAACTTCATCCGCTTTAGCCCAGGCATTTGGCTGGACTTTGTTTCACTCTTTGTGGCAAGGATTTATCTGGGTTTTGGCCTTGAGCCTGATTCTGAGGTATGTGTCGCGACAAAAAGCACAACTCAGATATTTTGCCTCCCTGCTCTGTCTTTTCGGATTATTTGCCGGAAGTTTTGGCACTTTTCTATATGAATATCGCCTGATTTCCACTTCTACCTTTAGTTTAAGCTTAGGGGCTGATGCACACATCATCGTCAATCAGCCTGGCCAATTTACTGCTGCTGAAAATTCCGGATTCCTTCAGCAAATCAGTATTAATGTGGAAAGCTGGGGCAGGTATTTGCCCTATGTGAGTATGATTTGGATGTTGGGGGTGCTCTTTTTTAGCGTACGATGGATAGGCAGTTGGGTGTATCTCCAGGATATTCGGAGAAACTCACATGAAGCGAAGTATAAATGGCAAAGTTGGGTCGATGAAATTGCACATGAAATGGGTATCCGAAAGTATGTGACACTTAAGGAATCCTCGCAAATTCAAAGCCCCATGGTAATCGGACATCTAAAACCGATTATCCTCCTGCCCCTGGGAATGCTGACTAACCTCAGTACTACCCAATTGGAAGCCATATTTGCCCATGAGCTTGCTCATATTCGACGCTATGACTTTTTGATCAACATGATCCAGTCATTCATGGAGATCATCTTTTTCTATCACCCCGCTCAATGGTGGATATCTAACCAAATCAGAGATGAGAGAGAGCATTGTTGCGATGATGCTGCTGTTGAGATCTGTGGTGATCCCCTCGCTTATGCAAAAGCATTGGCTGATCTGGAAGAAATACGTATGGTCCAGCTTCAATTGGCTCCTGCGCTTTCCGGTCGAAAACCTCATTTACTAAACAGAATTAAACGCCTGATGGCACCTGATATGTACGAATCTCCAAAAGAAACCCGTGTATACCTCATGAGTCTATTGATTCTTGGACTCGGCTTTAGCTTTATCATCAATCCCGGCTATGCAAAAAACAAAGTTGAAAAACTGATGGATGGCCTGGTGATGGAATTGGCTGAAGAACCTGAAAACGAAATTCCTGTCCTGGCTCCTTTGGCCCTGAAGACAGAAAAACTGGAAGGTCAATTGGCCAGACTGGAAACCCGCATGAGAATTGCTCCTGAGCCTCCTATGGTAGCGCAAATCCCTCGCATCCAACCATTGCAGGCCAATTTCGAACTGGCGTTGGCAACGGTCAATGATACACCACCTCCGCCGCCCCCACCCATGCCTCCAGTACCACCCTCTCCGGTAGTACCTAGTATGAAAGGAATGCCAACACCTCCAAGTCCTCCTACGCCACCTGTGCCTATGATTGGATCTTTTGATATGGAAGACAGTGTAGCTATGCGTGAGTTTGAGCTACAAATGGAGAAGTTTAGCAAAGAAATGGAAGTATGGGGAGAAAAGTATGGCAAACTGATGGAGGATTATGGCCAGAAAATGGAAGTATGGTCAAAATCTATGGAAGCGGATTGGGGAAAATGGGAGAAAGAATTTGAAGTGGAATTTAAGGAATGGGAAAAGAAATACGGCAAGCAATGGCAAAAGTGGGGAGAGGATTATGGAAAGGAAATGGAGAAATGGATCAAGGAGAATGAGCATAAGTGGGAAGATCTCGATCGGGAAGAGCGTTCAGAGTTAAGAGAAGAAATGCAAAGACTTCATGAAGAAGCGCGGCGCTTACATTCTGAAGAAAGACGCGAAGCACATCAGGAGCAAAGAGAAGTAATGGAAGAAGCCCGTGTTCAACTCAGAGAACTTCGCCAGCTGGCCCGTGAAAAAAAGGTAGGGGAAAAAGCTGAAATACAAAGAGAGATGGAGCAATTGCAAAGGCATTTGCAAGAGGTGCAAAGAGAACAAGCTACCCAATTGCGTGAAGTAGAAAGAGAGGCCCGAAGAGCTCAACGGGAAGCCAGAGTACAAATTGAACGTGCTGAAAGAGATCGCGAAAGAGCCCACAGAACCTCAAAAACCCTGACTGAGGAGTTGGTTAAAGACGGGATAATAGAGGAAGGAGCGAAGAAGCTCAAAGTAAGAATCACTGCAAAAGAAATGCGTGTCAATGGAAAAAAATTGAGCGATGCGCAGTTCAAAAAATATGTAGAACTATTAGAGGGTACAGGAGCTCGGATGCCGAAAGGAAATAGCACCAACTCCTACATACTCGAAAAAAATTAG
- a CDS encoding PH domain-containing protein: protein MVFQNASIDTRELPRVEDAEFKGIDRRDLYISLGWSAFFYLVLLIGALSIMFNSPLQEHMWGQILLILAWLLLCGFSLLATIKGFSNKRYALREHDILYQKGWLWQKLTAIPFNRIQHVSLSQGPFERNFKLSSLNIYTAGGSSSDLSIPGLHIDEAQRIKDFILRRSGNTSDSDLS from the coding sequence ATGGTATTCCAGAACGCAAGTATCGATACGAGGGAATTGCCCCGTGTAGAAGATGCTGAATTTAAAGGCATAGATCGTAGAGATCTATACATCAGTTTGGGTTGGTCCGCCTTCTTTTACCTCGTACTTCTGATAGGAGCTTTATCCATTATGTTCAATTCTCCTCTGCAAGAACATATGTGGGGACAAATCCTCTTGATCCTGGCTTGGCTGCTACTTTGCGGTTTTTCTTTGCTTGCCACGATCAAAGGCTTCTCTAATAAAAGATATGCCTTGCGTGAGCATGATATCTTATACCAGAAAGGATGGCTGTGGCAAAAATTGACAGCTATTCCCTTCAACAGGATTCAGCATGTATCTCTGAGTCAGGGACCATTCGAAAGAAATTTCAAACTTTCCAGCCTTAATATCTATACAGCAGGAGGGAGTAGCAGCGACCTTTCCATACCGGGTTTACATATAGATGAAGCCCAGAGAATCAAAGATTTTATCCTAAGAAGAAGTGGAAATACATCCGACAGCGATCTCAGCTAA
- a CDS encoding PH domain-containing protein: MEIHPTAISANFLAEPRRQSGIALVFYALKFLRTSFRTLLPLILIYFVRRGGESEDSFWLPIILGIAGFQLLSSVISYFRFYYYAKDGELIIEKGVFQKTRLNIPFERIQTINFNQNILHQILKVYEVKIDTAGSANTELSIEALDKTTADAIRDFVMKERAQKMETMQEEVNEDGEVVSVPIQQEEAKLLFRRSERELLKIGISENHVQTFFIILGFFFGWLQFGDDFFDVDYGELAVETYEMVGSMMTTFLLGVGIVMMILTIIVSLVRTVIRYHRLSVFESASGFKIVAGLFNRKEQAAPYQKIQFMQWSVNPIQKLMDFRTIRLYQASSMAVAKAKALPIPGSSLGNLEAILKNIFPEHERRGYHIEHISSLIVQRRVLFLGIVPALIMLAQAILSGEISIYIVAILWTPLVWLLARRYYRGYEIHINDQLLELHRGVFGRKYTILRLFKVQAVELIQSPFQRRKGLANMELHTAAGVVKIPYMPLEQARNIRDYILYEVEREERVWM, translated from the coding sequence GTGGAAATACATCCGACAGCGATCTCAGCTAATTTTCTGGCCGAGCCTCGCCGACAGTCGGGGATAGCGCTGGTCTTTTATGCACTTAAATTTTTGCGAACTTCCTTTCGCACCTTACTGCCCTTGATACTCATATATTTTGTGAGAAGGGGAGGGGAGAGTGAAGATTCCTTTTGGTTACCCATCATTTTGGGGATCGCTGGTTTTCAATTGCTTTCATCTGTGATCTCCTACTTTCGATTCTATTATTATGCGAAAGATGGAGAATTGATTATAGAAAAAGGAGTCTTCCAAAAAACTCGGCTGAATATTCCTTTTGAACGCATCCAGACCATCAATTTTAATCAAAATATCCTTCACCAGATCCTCAAGGTCTATGAAGTGAAAATTGATACAGCGGGATCAGCAAATACAGAGCTGAGCATCGAAGCTCTGGATAAGACGACTGCAGATGCCATCCGTGATTTTGTGATGAAGGAGCGGGCGCAAAAGATGGAGACGATGCAGGAAGAGGTCAATGAAGATGGGGAAGTCGTAAGTGTGCCGATTCAACAGGAAGAAGCAAAACTCCTCTTTCGCAGGAGTGAAAGGGAGTTATTGAAGATTGGGATAAGTGAAAACCACGTTCAGACTTTCTTTATTATCCTGGGATTCTTTTTTGGTTGGCTTCAATTCGGGGATGATTTTTTTGATGTGGATTATGGAGAGTTGGCAGTTGAAACCTATGAAATGGTGGGAAGCATGATGACTACCTTTTTACTGGGGGTAGGAATTGTGATGATGATTCTGACAATTATCGTTTCCCTTGTGCGTACTGTAATTCGCTATCACAGATTGAGCGTTTTTGAAAGTGCAAGTGGCTTTAAGATCGTTGCCGGTCTATTTAATCGAAAAGAACAAGCCGCACCCTATCAGAAAATCCAGTTTATGCAATGGTCAGTAAATCCCATCCAGAAATTGATGGATTTTCGAACCATCCGACTTTACCAGGCATCCTCCATGGCAGTTGCGAAGGCAAAAGCTTTACCCATCCCGGGTTCCAGTCTGGGCAATTTGGAGGCCATATTGAAAAACATTTTTCCAGAGCATGAGCGGCGTGGATACCATATTGAACATATAAGTTCCCTCATTGTCCAGCGGAGGGTATTGTTTCTGGGTATAGTTCCCGCCTTGATTATGCTGGCTCAAGCCATACTTTCCGGGGAAATCAGCATCTATATTGTCGCCATTCTCTGGACCCCTTTAGTTTGGCTATTGGCCAGACGATATTATCGTGGCTATGAGATTCATATCAATGATCAATTATTGGAATTACATCGAGGCGTATTTGGGCGAAAGTATACGATCCTCCGTTTGTTTAAAGTGCAAGCCGTTGAGCTGATTCAAAGTCCTTTCCAAAGGAGAAAAGGACTTGCCAATATGGAATTGCATACAGCTGCAGGGGTGGTGAAAATCCCCTATATGCCTTTGGAACAAGCCCGAAACATCCGGGATTATATCCTCTATGAAGTAGAAAGAGAAGAACGCGTCTGGATGTGA
- a CDS encoding site-specific integrase, whose translation MTTNKKIYSPDELKVYDAGGDISKRWFIHYQELGKRKKVYGDINRFKNAEDRYAAIQILKSKLLHPNAKRTAVASLLYEYLEHKKSTLRRKTWMDYSSKFKTFEEFYKGGVFTPLHAEEFSDFLLEVKSLHTTTHNDYIRLMRGAFSWLVKRGKFKINPFKNTDYKKSVSTPALYFQPYQIEELREAILEKDPGLWLFVQFVYYCFVRPGELRFMKASDILWEDRLLLMRPEVSKNKKQQYVRIPDAFYPKLYKAFHGCKSGNYLFGKDGLPGPGHLSYNTMGNRHRKILRSLKYPKGYMLYSWKHTGAVMAVKAGIHIKQLQIQLRHHSLDQVDQYLRDLGVSDLSDLARSFPGI comes from the coding sequence ATGACAACGAATAAAAAAATTTATTCTCCAGACGAGCTTAAGGTGTATGATGCAGGTGGTGATATCAGCAAACGCTGGTTTATCCATTACCAGGAGCTCGGCAAGCGCAAAAAGGTCTATGGCGATATCAATCGCTTCAAGAATGCCGAAGACCGCTATGCAGCTATCCAAATCCTCAAATCCAAGCTCCTTCATCCCAATGCCAAACGAACAGCTGTAGCCTCCCTCCTCTACGAATACCTGGAACACAAAAAATCTACCTTGCGTCGCAAGACCTGGATGGATTATTCATCCAAGTTCAAAACCTTTGAGGAGTTCTATAAGGGAGGAGTATTTACTCCTTTGCATGCGGAAGAGTTCTCAGACTTTCTCTTAGAAGTTAAAAGTCTACACACCACTACCCACAATGATTACATCCGCTTGATGCGAGGAGCTTTTTCTTGGTTGGTCAAGCGTGGGAAGTTCAAGATCAATCCATTCAAGAATACGGATTACAAAAAATCAGTATCTACTCCTGCACTCTACTTCCAACCCTATCAGATTGAAGAATTACGAGAAGCTATTTTGGAAAAAGATCCTGGACTCTGGCTCTTCGTTCAGTTTGTTTACTATTGCTTCGTTCGACCTGGTGAGCTACGTTTTATGAAAGCTTCTGATATTCTTTGGGAAGATCGGCTTCTCCTTATGCGTCCTGAAGTTTCCAAGAATAAGAAGCAACAATATGTCCGGATTCCAGATGCATTTTACCCAAAGCTTTATAAAGCCTTTCATGGATGTAAATCCGGTAATTATCTGTTTGGGAAGGATGGCTTACCTGGACCTGGGCATTTGAGCTATAATACAATGGGGAATAGGCACAGGAAGATTCTAAGATCGCTCAAATACCCCAAGGGATATATGCTGTATAGCTGGAAGCATACGGGTGCTGTGATGGCTGTGAAAGCCGGAATTCATATTAAGCAATTGCAGATCCAGCTTAGGCATCATAGTCTGGACCAGGTAGATCAGTATTTAAGAGATTTGGGAGTTAGTGATTTATCGGATTTGGCTAGGAGTTTTCCTGGGATTTAG
- a CDS encoding S8 family peptidase → MADKPHLKLNSAQQLESSIEMKFNYGFPEEEEKDKKTKDTDYEFKIVPFRGYLSRINSEIQRRRSERNLLLQVPSHINYVKISFVGQFNIEKYYSGWINDFGLLGVNFSKFNKEGLFAVADEERLHNFLENINNFIIKESGVNTSIEYNRKILYVDEFELLTTEDIINYQEVGSLMNFQLVNYPIESPEGNLILNHLYGFLESNQIIYSLNSDSNVLEIERASSEIIEEIVRNFDIILNVTSSISPVIGPSSFNIPERSYGFVVSNPNDDLPIIGIIDTGISNSTPLGPIIIDDDSFNLTDSSPFIDTANDGYGHGTAVGALAALGRKAYQANYRGDIAADAKLLSMKVFEGDNDYLSQIKVLSLLKRAKSKYPEIKIFVLTICFKENKLTNQDISTYAFELDRFSHENDCLIFISTGNNNEAANQANYDLSYFLNEETNICSPAESMNNIIIGAAAGNMKDGVFKGISNGMEFPTLYTRKGNIELIPTYPKTKQNKNLFKPDVIEFGGDYEVYGSFIVQGEEASIEVLSSNPAEGYYSHIGTSFSTPLVSNIAAQILKLYPSLKSQTIKALIINAASSDKIPFEDQFSKLRNRLVGHGLVNPSRSLLSNDNHINFVIEDEISPGELKVMPINLPRYLTEDDLGKRRGLLKVSLTLCFSFDPVFNNHLGYCPIHMAFSIFRNHTAHQIIQKEDEIKSKLKSAISWSQNNRYKQRPIPASNSQKLQFMINVNELLDEDSIFKLAVHCFLSPQILSIDKYQISHPFSMAISIEENLPESRQTGRLYSELIEINNLESISEIEIDANELGDLELE, encoded by the coding sequence ATGGCAGATAAGCCACATCTCAAACTTAACTCTGCTCAACAACTTGAAAGCTCAATTGAAATGAAATTTAACTATGGCTTTCCTGAGGAGGAGGAAAAAGATAAAAAAACAAAGGATACTGATTACGAATTTAAAATAGTTCCATTCAGGGGGTACCTAAGTCGAATTAATTCTGAAATTCAGCGTAGGAGATCAGAGAGGAATCTTTTATTACAAGTCCCTTCCCATATTAACTATGTTAAAATCTCGTTTGTGGGCCAATTTAATATAGAAAAGTACTATTCAGGCTGGATTAATGATTTTGGCTTGCTAGGTGTGAATTTTTCAAAGTTTAATAAAGAAGGATTATTTGCTGTGGCAGATGAAGAGAGGCTTCATAATTTTCTTGAAAATATTAACAATTTTATTATAAAAGAGTCTGGGGTTAATACTAGTATCGAATACAATCGAAAAATCTTGTATGTAGATGAATTTGAACTACTTACAACTGAAGATATCATTAATTATCAAGAAGTTGGTTCTTTAATGAACTTTCAATTAGTGAACTACCCAATAGAGTCTCCTGAGGGTAATCTGATTTTGAATCATCTGTATGGTTTTCTTGAAAGTAATCAGATTATTTATAGTTTGAATTCTGATTCCAATGTTCTTGAAATTGAAAGGGCTTCATCAGAAATAATTGAAGAAATAGTTCGGAATTTTGATATAATTTTGAATGTTACTTCTTCGATTTCCCCTGTAATTGGTCCTTCCTCCTTCAACATTCCTGAAAGGTCATATGGGTTCGTAGTGTCAAATCCTAATGATGATTTGCCTATAATTGGAATAATTGATACAGGAATCAGCAACTCTACTCCGCTGGGTCCTATTATTATAGATGATGATTCTTTTAACCTGACAGATTCGAGTCCATTTATTGACACTGCTAATGATGGTTATGGGCATGGAACTGCTGTAGGAGCATTAGCTGCTTTAGGCCGTAAGGCCTACCAGGCAAATTACAGAGGGGATATTGCAGCGGATGCTAAGCTGCTATCTATGAAAGTTTTTGAAGGCGATAACGATTATTTGTCTCAAATTAAAGTCTTAAGTCTCCTAAAAAGAGCTAAATCAAAATATCCGGAAATTAAGATCTTTGTTCTTACAATTTGTTTCAAGGAAAATAAATTAACTAACCAGGATATTTCTACTTATGCATTCGAATTAGATAGATTTTCTCATGAAAATGATTGTTTAATATTTATAAGTACAGGAAATAATAATGAAGCTGCTAACCAAGCAAATTATGATTTAAGCTATTTTTTAAATGAGGAGACAAATATATGTTCGCCTGCGGAGAGCATGAATAATATTATTATTGGTGCTGCCGCTGGGAATATGAAAGACGGTGTTTTTAAGGGGATATCAAATGGAATGGAATTCCCTACACTCTACACACGGAAGGGAAATATTGAACTAATACCTACGTATCCTAAGACTAAACAAAACAAAAACCTTTTCAAACCGGATGTAATTGAATTCGGAGGAGATTATGAAGTCTATGGTAGCTTTATTGTACAAGGTGAAGAGGCTTCTATTGAAGTCTTGTCTTCTAATCCGGCAGAAGGTTATTATAGTCATATAGGTACAAGCTTTTCAACACCCTTAGTGTCCAACATTGCTGCCCAAATTCTTAAACTATATCCATCTTTGAAGTCCCAAACTATAAAAGCCTTAATTATTAATGCCGCTTCCTCGGATAAAATTCCTTTTGAAGATCAATTTTCTAAGCTAAGAAATAGACTAGTTGGCCATGGTCTTGTAAACCCTTCCAGGAGCCTATTATCAAACGATAATCATATAAATTTCGTTATTGAAGACGAAATTTCTCCTGGAGAATTAAAGGTAATGCCAATAAATCTTCCTAGATATTTAACAGAAGATGATTTAGGGAAACGTAGAGGTTTATTAAAGGTTTCTTTAACACTTTGTTTTAGCTTTGATCCTGTATTTAATAACCATCTGGGGTATTGTCCTATTCATATGGCATTTTCAATTTTTCGAAATCATACTGCTCATCAAATCATTCAAAAAGAAGATGAAATCAAATCTAAATTAAAATCAGCCATTTCTTGGTCGCAGAATAATAGGTATAAACAAAGACCAATTCCTGCTTCTAATTCTCAGAAACTTCAATTTATGATTAATGTGAATGAATTATTAGATGAAGATTCGATATTTAAATTAGCCGTTCATTGTTTTCTTAGTCCGCAAATACTCTCAATTGATAAGTATCAAATTAGCCATCCGTTTTCAATGGCTATTTCAATAGAAGAAAACTTGCCTGAATCCAGGCAAACTGGAAGGCTTTATTCGGAATTAATAGAAATCAATAATCTTGAAAGCATTTCCGAAATTGAAATTGATGCTAATGAGTTGGGAGATCTTGAATTAGAATAA